A window of Rhodospirillaceae bacterium contains these coding sequences:
- a CDS encoding dipeptide ABC transporter ATP-binding protein, translated as MSSGFLNSPPAKPILSVRDLKVHFRIGKKMFSKEPKAVLKAVDGVSFELGSGETLGLVGESGCGKSTLGRAVLRLLPNVQGDVVWKGQNLVTLPPEEVRKKRQELQIIFQDPLASLNPRMTVGEIIAEPLRTFQPDLDRTTARKIVQDMMAKMGLLPSQINRYPHEFSGGQCQRIGIARAMVNNPQLIVCDEPVSALDVSIQAQIVNLLMDLQREKRLSLIFISHNLSVVRHISHRIMVLYLGKVVELTDRDRLYVNPRHPYTKALISAVPLPDPNKEQNKKQLVISGELPSPLNPPSGCTFRTRCPLATSVCAEKIPPLEQIEPNHWVACHHWDQV; from the coding sequence ATGTCATCTGGATTTTTAAACTCCCCCCCCGCCAAGCCGATTTTATCCGTGCGTGACCTAAAGGTACATTTTCGGATTGGCAAGAAGATGTTCAGTAAAGAACCCAAGGCTGTCTTAAAAGCGGTCGATGGTGTATCTTTTGAATTAGGTTCCGGTGAAACCCTAGGATTGGTGGGTGAGTCAGGCTGCGGCAAGTCCACTTTGGGTCGGGCAGTTTTACGTTTATTGCCCAATGTTCAGGGCGATGTGGTATGGAAAGGCCAAAATCTAGTCACACTGCCCCCCGAAGAAGTTCGGAAAAAACGTCAAGAATTACAAATTATTTTCCAAGATCCCTTGGCTTCCCTTAATCCGCGGATGACAGTGGGGGAAATTATTGCAGAACCCTTACGTACGTTCCAACCCGATCTTGACCGCACCACCGCTAGAAAGATCGTGCAGGACATGATGGCCAAAATGGGGTTGTTGCCATCCCAAATCAACCGCTATCCGCATGAATTTTCGGGTGGTCAATGTCAGCGCATTGGCATTGCCCGCGCCATGGTTAATAATCCGCAATTGATTGTTTGCGATGAACCGGTTAGCGCCCTCGACGTTTCCATCCAAGCGCAAATCGTTAATTTGCTGATGGATTTACAGCGGGAAAAAAGATTATCCCTTATTTTTATTTCCCATAATTTAAGCGTGGTCCGTCATATTAGCCACCGGATTATGGTTTTATATTTAGGGAAAGTGGTTGAGTTAACCGATCGTGACCGTTTATATGTAAACCCTCGCCATCCCTATACTAAGGCATTGATTTCAGCGGTGCCCTTACCTGACCCTAATAAAGAGCAAAATAAAAAACAGCTGGTTATTTCCGGGGAACTGCCCTCACCCTTGAACCCACCCAGCGGTTGCACCTTCCGCACCCGTTGCCCCCTGGCCACCAGCGTTTGTGCCGAAAAGATCCCACCGCTTGAGCAAATTGAACCCAATCATTGGGTCGCTTGCCATCATTGGGATCAGGTTTGA
- a CDS encoding FAD-dependent thymidylate synthase, which translates to MPLKADQQEMIAAQRQQSSTTLRPTAAALEQILYQALPVLDHGFVRVIDYMGNDSAIVQAARVSYGKGTKTVREDQGLIDYLMRHHHTTPFEMCEIKYHVKLPIFIARQWIRHRTANVNEYSARYSIMENEFYVPAESQLAAQSKNNRQGRGNLLEAERARQVLQLLKKESLKAFDDYTQLMNEDEEGKIIAAEETGLARELARMRLPLNFYTQWYWKIDLHNLLHFLRLRAHSHAQYEIRAYADVMLKTVEQWVPATYSAFCRYKMDSASFSSSAMQVIRRLIKGEKVTQETSQMSKREWEEMMEALGLQNSGKKA; encoded by the coding sequence ATGCCCCTGAAAGCTGACCAACAAGAAATGATTGCGGCGCAACGCCAGCAATCGTCAACGACTTTAAGACCAACTGCCGCAGCCTTAGAGCAAATTTTATATCAGGCACTGCCGGTATTAGACCACGGTTTTGTCCGGGTCATCGATTATATGGGAAATGATTCGGCAATTGTCCAGGCAGCCCGCGTTTCTTATGGCAAAGGCACAAAAACAGTGCGGGAAGACCAGGGGCTGATTGATTATTTGATGCGGCACCACCACACCACACCCTTTGAAATGTGTGAGATTAAGTATCATGTGAAACTGCCCATTTTCATTGCTCGCCAGTGGATCCGCCACCGTACCGCCAATGTCAATGAATATTCTGCCCGTTATTCCATCATGGAAAATGAGTTTTATGTCCCTGCCGAATCGCAATTGGCCGCCCAATCCAAGAACAACCGCCAAGGACGAGGAAATTTGCTGGAAGCTGAACGGGCCAGGCAAGTACTGCAGCTTTTAAAGAAAGAATCCCTAAAAGCGTTTGATGATTACACCCAACTCATGAATGAAGATGAGGAGGGGAAAATCATTGCCGCGGAGGAAACAGGGCTGGCCCGCGAACTGGCCCGTATGCGGCTGCCTTTAAACTTCTATACCCAATGGTATTGGAAGATTGATTTGCATAATTTGCTGCATTTTTTAAGGTTGCGCGCACATTCCCATGCCCAATATGAAATCAGGGCTTACGCCGATGTCATGTTAAAAACGGTGGAACAATGGGTGCCTGCAACCTACAGTGCCTTTTGCAGATACAAGATGGATTCGGCCAGTTTTTCAAGCTCGGCTATGCAAGTGATCCGGCGGCTGATTAAGGGCGAGAAGGTTACCCAAGAAACCAGCCAAATGAGCAAAAGGGAATGGGAAGAAATGATGGAGGCCCTAGGATTGCAAAATTCTGGCAAGAAAGCATAA
- the pyk gene encoding pyruvate kinase translates to MKRDRRAKIVATLGPASSTAEMIQELFLAGADVFRLNFSHGSHQDHRQRYLILRELEKKYRRPIGIMMDLQGPKLRVGQFAAGSIQLQPNQKFRLDSNKDAGNGERVSFPHPELLKVLKPGVELLLDDGKIRLKVEKTGKDFVDTIVQIGGKLSDRKGVNIPSIMLPVSALTEKDRVDLAFGLELGVDWVALSFVQRPEDVLEAAKIINGRAGIIVKLEKPAAIDQLDELVRLSDAVMVARGDLGVEMPPEAVPAVQKRIVSSCRQLGKPVIVATQMLESMIQSPSPTRAEASDVATAVYDGADAVMLSAESASGAYPIEAVTMMNRIIMSTEHDPLYRRIMDAQHLQLEPTASDAITAAAAQVAHTISAAAIVTYTTSGSTTLRAARERPEVPIICLPSDIRISRRLSLVWGTHCVYQIDADTFGQVIEKASKIALQEGIAQAGQKLVITAGVPFGTPGSTNTLRIAQL, encoded by the coding sequence ATGAAACGTGATCGCCGTGCCAAGATTGTGGCCACTCTTGGTCCTGCCAGCTCAACAGCGGAAATGATCCAGGAATTGTTTCTAGCAGGCGCGGATGTTTTCCGCCTTAATTTCAGCCACGGCAGTCATCAAGATCATCGGCAACGCTATCTGATCTTACGCGAACTTGAGAAAAAATACCGGCGCCCCATAGGGATTATGATGGATTTACAAGGCCCGAAATTGCGGGTCGGCCAGTTTGCGGCGGGTTCAATCCAGTTACAGCCAAACCAGAAATTCCGCCTGGATTCAAATAAGGATGCAGGCAACGGTGAACGGGTATCCTTTCCCCATCCCGAGCTTTTGAAAGTATTGAAACCGGGGGTTGAGTTATTGCTGGATGATGGCAAAATTCGCTTAAAAGTTGAAAAGACTGGCAAGGATTTTGTGGATACGATTGTCCAAATCGGCGGAAAGTTAAGCGACCGCAAGGGCGTTAATATTCCTTCCATTATGTTGCCGGTATCGGCTTTAACAGAAAAAGACCGGGTTGATCTGGCATTCGGCTTGGAATTAGGGGTGGATTGGGTTGCCTTGTCTTTCGTCCAACGCCCGGAAGATGTTTTGGAAGCTGCCAAAATCATCAATGGTCGGGCGGGTATTATCGTAAAACTTGAAAAACCCGCAGCCATCGATCAACTGGATGAATTGGTCCGCTTAAGCGACGCCGTCATGGTGGCGCGGGGTGATTTAGGGGTTGAAATGCCGCCTGAAGCGGTGCCAGCCGTACAAAAAAGGATTGTCTCATCCTGTCGACAACTGGGCAAGCCCGTGATTGTGGCAACGCAAATGCTTGAATCGATGATCCAATCCCCCTCGCCTACCCGCGCAGAAGCATCCGACGTGGCAACCGCCGTTTATGACGGGGCAGATGCCGTGATGCTGTCGGCTGAAAGCGCCTCCGGCGCCTATCCAATCGAAGCGGTCACCATGATGAACCGGATTATCATGTCTACGGAACACGATCCTTTATACCGCCGGATTATGGATGCCCAACATCTGCAGTTAGAGCCAACTGCTTCCGATGCCATTACCGCGGCGGCAGCCCAAGTTGCCCACACTATTTCCGCCGCAGCCATCGTCACCTACACCACGTCAGGTTCAACCACTTTAAGGGCAGCTCGCGAAAGACCAGAGGTGCCAATTATTTGTCTGCCTTCCGATATCCGTATTTCCCGGCGTTTATCTTTAGTATGGGGCACCCACTGCGTCTATCAAATCGACGCAGATACTTTTGGCCAGGTGATTGAAAAAGCCTCAAAAATTGCTTTGCAGGAAGGCATCGCCCAAGCGGGGCAAAAGCTGGTGATTACTGCTGGCGTTCCTTTTGGCACACCCGGTTCGACCAACACCTTACGGATTGCACAGCTCTAA
- a CDS encoding N-formylglutamate amidohydrolase: MGNYSRLVIDLNRPLSYADSVTLQSDGIPIPGNQDLDDRDVQQRQEEIFWPYHRAIETTLKNLLGQGLKPKIISLHSFCCQLNGQEKRPWHAGVLWNKDDRLAGKLLNFLKHKTKWQIGNNQPYSGQDPCSFTLPFHAEPLYLPHVLLEIRQDMLESTAQIEDWALLLADFINRADPIN; the protein is encoded by the coding sequence ATGGGAAATTATTCCCGTTTGGTTATCGATTTAAACCGGCCTTTGTCTTATGCCGACTCGGTAACTCTCCAAAGTGACGGCATTCCTATTCCTGGCAATCAAGATCTTGATGATCGGGATGTGCAGCAACGGCAAGAAGAAATTTTTTGGCCGTATCACCGGGCAATTGAAACCACCCTTAAGAATCTGCTGGGGCAGGGGTTAAAGCCTAAAATCATTTCGTTGCATAGTTTTTGTTGCCAGTTAAATGGGCAGGAAAAACGCCCCTGGCATGCTGGGGTGCTGTGGAATAAAGATGACCGTTTAGCGGGCAAACTTTTAAATTTTTTAAAACATAAAACAAAATGGCAGATCGGCAATAATCAGCCCTATAGCGGTCAAGACCCTTGTTCTTTTACCTTGCCATTTCACGCCGAACCCCTTTATTTACCGCATGTTTTGTTGGAAATTCGCCAGGACATGTTGGAAAGCACGGCGCAGATTGAAGATTGGGCGTTGTTATTAGCCGATTTTATAAACAGGGCTGATCCAATTAATTAA
- a CDS encoding Mrp/NBP35 family ATP-binding protein codes for MITDHDIRQHLLTFRLPSKDLLIPDPKIVESIQLQGRNVLIVLNNPLLQGSAEKQHWFQQQVENCLKKLPGIGDIKIVWTAEKPSKTTAPVPLRNAAIPPVPGIKKIIAVASGKGGVGKSTVTTNLAVALAGLGLKVGILDADIYGPSQPALLGIPYKKPQLQENKKFTPPEAFGVACMSMGFLVDISAPLIWRGPMVMGAIQQLLNDTNWGEKDILVVDLPPGTGDAQLTLVQKVPLNGAVIVSTPQDIALLDARKGLNMFRKVNIPILGMIENMSYFICPHCGGQSDIFSHGGAAHEAEESKTEFLGHIPLDLTLRQTSDIGKPLVVIQPDHPISQIFKSIAQKIWRQI; via the coding sequence ATGATTACCGACCATGACATTCGCCAACATTTACTGACCTTTCGGTTGCCAAGCAAGGATTTACTGATCCCTGATCCGAAAATTGTTGAAAGCATTCAACTGCAAGGACGGAATGTCTTGATAGTGCTCAACAACCCGTTGCTACAAGGAAGTGCCGAAAAGCAACACTGGTTTCAGCAGCAGGTAGAAAATTGCCTAAAAAAACTTCCGGGGATTGGGGATATTAAAATTGTATGGACGGCGGAAAAACCCTCAAAAACCACAGCACCTGTACCCTTAAGAAACGCTGCTATCCCGCCTGTTCCGGGCATTAAAAAAATTATTGCGGTTGCCAGCGGCAAGGGAGGGGTTGGCAAATCAACTGTTACAACCAATTTGGCGGTTGCCTTGGCGGGTTTAGGGCTTAAGGTGGGTATTTTGGATGCGGATATTTATGGGCCATCTCAGCCAGCTTTGCTGGGAATTCCCTATAAGAAACCGCAATTGCAAGAAAATAAAAAATTTACCCCGCCCGAAGCATTTGGGGTGGCCTGCATGTCGATGGGTTTTTTGGTGGATATCAGCGCGCCGCTGATTTGGCGGGGGCCAATGGTGATGGGGGCAATCCAGCAGTTACTTAATGATACCAATTGGGGGGAGAAGGATATTTTGGTGGTTGACCTGCCCCCTGGTACCGGGGATGCACAATTAACGCTTGTGCAAAAAGTTCCCCTAAACGGGGCGGTCATTGTTTCAACCCCTCAAGATATAGCCCTACTGGATGCCCGCAAGGGCTTGAATATGTTTCGTAAAGTGAATATCCCCATACTGGGCATGATTGAAAATATGAGTTATTTTATCTGTCCCCATTGTGGGGGGCAAAGCGATATTTTCAGTCATGGCGGCGCTGCGCATGAAGCGGAGGAGTCAAAGACGGAATTTCTGGGCCATATTCCGTTGGATTTAACCCTAAGACAGACTTCAGACATTGGAAAACCATTGGTTGTCATTCAACCGGATCATCCCATTAGCCAAATATTCAAATCCATCGCCCAAAAAATTTGGCGGCAGATTTGA
- a CDS encoding DUF2312 domain-containing protein codes for MTQTGGVTGDQLRSFIERIEKLEQEKAALMETIRDVYSEAKGSGYDTKVMRQIVRLRKMEDQARREQEELLDLYKNAIGL; via the coding sequence ATGACCCAAACCGGTGGTGTGACGGGCGATCAACTACGCTCCTTCATTGAACGAATTGAAAAGCTGGAGCAGGAAAAAGCAGCGTTGATGGAGACCATCCGCGATGTGTATAGTGAGGCCAAAGGTTCTGGCTATGATACAAAAGTGATGCGGCAAATTGTGCGCCTGCGGAAGATGGAAGATCAAGCGCGCCGCGAACAAGAGGAATTGCTGGATTTATATAAAAACGCGATCGGCCTTTAA
- a CDS encoding DUF1244 domain-containing protein, translating into MDDLEAQIQAKVLNQLLEHLRERTDVQNIDLMNLAGFCRNCLAKWYRQASLEKGKTPSDAQAREFVYGMNYEEWKKKYQKEPSKPISS; encoded by the coding sequence ATGGATGATTTAGAAGCTCAAATTCAGGCAAAAGTGCTTAATCAGTTATTAGAACATTTACGTGAGCGGACGGATGTTCAAAATATCGATTTGATGAATCTGGCCGGATTTTGCCGTAATTGCTTGGCCAAATGGTACCGGCAAGCGTCCTTGGAAAAGGGCAAAACCCCTAGTGATGCACAGGCGCGGGAGTTTGTTTACGGCATGAATTACGAAGAATGGAAAAAGAAATATCAGAAAGAACCAAGTAAACCCATATCTTCCTAA